The following are from one region of the Sorghum bicolor cultivar BTx623 chromosome 2, Sorghum_bicolor_NCBIv3, whole genome shotgun sequence genome:
- the LOC8054862 gene encoding uncharacterized protein LOC8054862, with translation MASLRLVATLAPSGPPPPPRRERRRPPSAVRPTGGVGLAVAAATVATVAAAAASPPALAALSEPANALSLPTWAVHVSSVAEWVTAMWLVWDYGERTGLKGWKGLSWGMVPLLGGAMCACTWHFFYNSESLEVLVALQGALTVIGNITMCIAAYRIFKASQEGSKTS, from the exons ATGGCGTCCCTCCGCCTCGTGGCAACGCTAGCGCCCTCCGGTCCTCCTCCGCCACCTCGACGTGAGCGCCGGAGACCGCCCTCCGCAGTCCGTCCGACGGGTGGGGTGGgcctggcggtggcggcggctacCGTGGCCAcggtcgcggcggcggccgcctcgCCGCCGGCGCTCGCCGCGCTGTCCGAGCCGGCGAACGCGCTCTCGCTGCCCACCTGGGCCGTCCACGTCTCCAGCGTCGCCGAGTG GGTGACGGCAATGTGGCTGGTTTGGGACTACGGGGAGAGGACGGGGCTCAAGGGTTGGAAGGGCCTCTCGTGGGGGATG GTTCCACTTCTTGGTGGAGCAATGTGTGCTTGCACGTGGCATTTCTTCTACAACTCAGAATCTCTGGAA GTCCTTGTTGCCCTTCAAGGTGCTCTGACAGTTATTGGTAACATAACAATGTGCATAGCTGCATACCGCATCTTCAAAGCATCCCAGGAAGGCTCAAAAACTTCATAG
- the LOC8059021 gene encoding protein LITTLE ZIPPER 1 — translation MCSGSSWSWSSSSSKKHPSLVVVNLERQLRKTTTSHVSVAIRRKRLRLRRLRLRAGAEAMEMLNLKLYLENRCILAENERLRERATALRRENLALLQNLSKTAAVPEAGAGAA, via the exons ATGTGCtccggctcctcctggtcctggagcagcagcagcagcaagaagcACCCGTCTCTTGTTGTCGTCAACCTCGAGCGGCAGCTGCGGAAGACGACGACGTCTCATGTCTCAGTTGCCATCAGGAGAAAGAG GCTGAGGCTGAGGAGGTTGAGGTTGAGAGCCGGAGCAGAGGCCATGGAGATGCTGAACCTGAAGCTCTACCTGGAGAACCGGTGCATCCTCGCCGAGAACGAGAGGCTCCGGGAGAGGGCCACCGCGCTCCGCCGCGAGAACCTCGCGCTGCTGCAGAACCTGTCCAAGACGGCGGCCGTGCCAGAGGCAGGAGCAGGAGCTGCGTGA
- the LOC110432559 gene encoding probable sodium/metabolite cotransporter BASS5, chloroplastic isoform X2 has translation MAPAAAVLKRAHLAGVHSLALRRRQPGPPDRVSVPSLAIPSPRVSWQQGSGVVAKRRFWASASGSLAKDNTGEDAASPSQGVEESKVDLLKILKSANSIIPHIVLGSTILAVVYPPSFTWFTTRYYAPALGFLMFAVGVNSSVKDFIEAIKRPDAIVAGYIGQFVIKPLLGFLFGTLAVAVLNLPTGLGAGIMLVSCVSGAQLSNYATFLTDPHMAPLSIVMTSLSTATAVFVTPTLSYFLIGQKLPVDVKGMMSSIVQIVVAPIAAGLLLNRFLPRLCAAIQPFLPPLSVFVTALCVGSPLAINIKAVLSPFGLAIVLLLFAFHTSSFVAGYHLAGTWFHKSDDVKALQRTISFETGMQSSLLALALANKFFPDPLVGVPPAISVVLMSLMGFALVMVWSKKTEA, from the exons ATGGCCCCCGCCGCAGCCGTCCTGAAGCGGGCCCACCTCGCTGGCGTCCACTCGTTGGCCCTCCGCCGCCGGCAGCCGGGGCCGCCGGACCGCGTCTCGGTGCCTTCTCTGGCGATCCCGTCGCCGCGCGTTTCTTGGC AGCAGGGATCTGGAGTGGTTGCTAAGAGGCGCTTCTGGGCGAGTGCGAGTGGTTCCTTGGCGAAAGATAACACTGGGGAGGACGCGGCATCGCCTTCTCAG GGAGTGGAGGAGAGTAAAGTAGATTTGTTGAAGATTTTGAAGAGTGCTAACTCCATTATTCCCCATATAGTGCTGGGGAGCACAATTCTCGCGGTGGTGTACCCTCCTTCTTTTACATGGTTCACTACCAG GTATTATGCACCAGCGTTGGGGTTCTTGATGTTTGCTGTTGGTGTAAACTCAAGTGTTAAGGATTTTATTGAAGCAATAAAAAGGCCAGACGCTATTGTTGCGGGCTATATCGGACAGTTTGTCATCAAGCCTTTGTTGGGATTCCTTTTTGGTACTCTTGCGGTCGCAGTTCTAAATCTTCCAACCGGTCTAG GTGCTGGTATCATGTTGGTTTCATGCGTGAGCGGAGCACAGCTTTCAAACTATGCAACTTTCCTGACGGATCCACATATGGCTCCTCTCAGCATTGTTATGACATCATTGTCAACAGCTACTGCAGTTTTTGTCACCCCAACATTATCTTACTTTCTTATTGGGCAGAAATTACCTGTAGATGTCAAAGGGATGATGTCCAGCATTGTTCAAATAGTTGTTGCTCCAATTGCTGCTGGATTGCTTCTGAATAG ATTCCTTCCAAGGCTCTGTGCAGCTATCCAGCCATTTCTCCCTCCGTTATCAGTGTTTGTCACTGCTCTGTGTGTTGGCTCACCATTGGCAATAAATATCAAGGCTGTTTTGTCGCCATTTGGATTAGCCATAGTGCTGCTCCTTTTTGCATTCCACACCTCATCTTTTGTAGCTGGTTATCATCTTGCTGGTACTTGGTTTCACAAGTCAGACGATGTAAAGGCACTACAAAGGACAATATCTTTTGAGACAG GAATGCAAAGTAGCCTCCTTGCTCTTGCTTTAGCAAACAAATTCTTCCCAGATCCACTAGTGGGTGTGCCTCCAGCCATATCG GTTGTGTTGATGTCCTTAATGGGATTTGCTCTTGTCATGGTGTGGTCCAAGAAAACAGAAGCCTAA
- the LOC8059020 gene encoding transcription factor VIP1, whose amino-acid sequence MDEDRTADPARRGRLLSPMTSGQAPQTPPPQTQPQLPMDLASQYQRRFAPTVFLPPMAPPRLASSSSGFSAFSTYQSLPTLAPPAPGAGSHLARSLPKPPLFSVDSLAPLPYSTAPAAGAAAAVPRSPPSPGGSEQQVPSASVLPPRGAGHRRSRSDFLVGFSRPNQLPPLPMTTPAAGDYSRSRDASVLEELFRSYRDPNLLVSSGSGGSKNERNDHLSSSQRGWSPADSSENEAESWAASGNGNGSGNGNADSSSASHPRHCRSLSVDSIMSNLNFGGPGQVPLRLPPASPVAVAGGSLSRAGSGASGSAVATASSELINGEFTESEMKKIMANDRLAEIALADPKRVKRILANRISAAKSKERKVKYMGELERKVRVLQMETSTLSSKAASSQRECEALKTMNSEMKIRLQAMEQQAQLKDALNEALTAEVHRLKQIAGEASDPHVPNGSHHHMNRQILEQQLLQLQQKQPSDAQQAQQQQQQESEQFKAQQKQWNH is encoded by the exons ATGGACGAGGACAGGACCGCCGATCCCGCTCGCCGCGGCCGCCTCCTCTCGCCGATGACGAGCGGTCAGGCGCCCCAAACGCCCCCGCCACAGACACAGCCCCAGCTCCCCATGGACCTCGCCTCCCAGTACCAACGCCGCTTTGCGCCGACGGTTTTCCTCCCGCCGATGGCGCCGCCCCGCCTGGCGTCCAGCTCCTCCGGCTTCTCGGCCTTCAGCACCTACCAGAGCCTGCCGACGCTCGCGCCACCCGCGCCGGGCGCCGGATCGCATCTCGCTCGGTCGCTCCCGAAGCCGCCGCTCTTCTCCGTGGACTCTCTAGCTCCGCTCCCGTACTCCACCGCTCCTgcggcgggggcggcggcggcggtcccgCGTTCCCCGCCGTCGCCTGGCGGCTCCGAGCAGCAAGTCCCGTCCGCGTCCGTCCTGCCGCCGCGTGGGGCGGGGCACCGGAGGTCCCGTAGCGATTTCCTCGTCGGGTTCTCGCGCCCGAACCAGCTGCCGCCCCTGCCGATGACGACTCCTGCGGCTGGGGACTACAGCAGGTCGAGGGACGCCTCCGTGCTCGAGGAGCTATTCCGCTCGTACAGGGACCCGAACCTGCTCGTCTCCTCCGGGTCCGGGGGTAGCAAAAACGAAAGGAACGACCACCTAAGCAGCAGCCAACGCGGTTGGAGCCCCGCTGATAGCAGCGAGAATGAGGCTGAGAGCTGGGCGGCTAGTGGCAATGGCAACGGCAGCGGCAACGGCAACGCAGACAGCAGCAGCGCTAGCCATCCTCGCCATTGCCGCAGCCTGTCGGTGGACAGCATCATGAGCAATCTCAACTTTGGAGGCCCGGGCCAGGTTCCTCTGAGACTGCCGCCTGCGTCTCCGGTGGCAGTCGCCGGCGGCAGCCTCTCGCGCGCTGGAAGTGGGGCATCGGGCAGTGCGGTTGCGACTGCTTCTTCTGAACTTATCAACGGAGAGTTCACCGAGTCTGAGATGAAGAAGATCATGGCCAATGATCGCCTCGCTGAGATCGCTCTTGCTGATCCTAAGAGGGTCAAGAG GATTCTTGCTAATCGGATCTCGGCAGCAAAGTCCAAGGAGCGCAAGGTGAAGTACATGGGTGAGCTTGAGCGTAAGGTTCGCGTGCTGCAGATGGAAACTAGCACACTATCTTCGAAAGCAGCATCGTCGCAG AGGGAATGTGAGGCACTTAAAACTATGAACAGTGAGATGAAGATCAGGCTGCAAGCAAtggagcagcaagcacagctGAAAGATG CTCTGAATGAAGCACTGACTGCAGAAGTGCATCGTCTGAAACAAATTGCTGGTGAGGCCAGTGATCCTCATGTGCCGAACGGTTCACATCATCATATGAACCGCCAGATTCTCGAACAGCAGCTGCTGCAGCTACAGCAGAAGCAGCCATCAGACGCCCAGCAggctcagcagcagcagcaacaggaaTCAGAGCAGTTCAAAGCTCAGCAGAAGCAGTGGAACCATTAA
- the LOC110432559 gene encoding probable sodium/metabolite cotransporter BASS5, chloroplastic isoform X1: MAPAAAVLKRAHLAGVHSLALRRRQPGPPDRVSVPSLAIPSPRVSWQQGSGVVAKRRFWASASGSLAKDNTGEDAASPSQLQGVEESKVDLLKILKSANSIIPHIVLGSTILAVVYPPSFTWFTTRYYAPALGFLMFAVGVNSSVKDFIEAIKRPDAIVAGYIGQFVIKPLLGFLFGTLAVAVLNLPTGLGAGIMLVSCVSGAQLSNYATFLTDPHMAPLSIVMTSLSTATAVFVTPTLSYFLIGQKLPVDVKGMMSSIVQIVVAPIAAGLLLNRFLPRLCAAIQPFLPPLSVFVTALCVGSPLAINIKAVLSPFGLAIVLLLFAFHTSSFVAGYHLAGTWFHKSDDVKALQRTISFETGMQSSLLALALANKFFPDPLVGVPPAISVVLMSLMGFALVMVWSKKTEA; this comes from the exons ATGGCCCCCGCCGCAGCCGTCCTGAAGCGGGCCCACCTCGCTGGCGTCCACTCGTTGGCCCTCCGCCGCCGGCAGCCGGGGCCGCCGGACCGCGTCTCGGTGCCTTCTCTGGCGATCCCGTCGCCGCGCGTTTCTTGGC AGCAGGGATCTGGAGTGGTTGCTAAGAGGCGCTTCTGGGCGAGTGCGAGTGGTTCCTTGGCGAAAGATAACACTGGGGAGGACGCGGCATCGCCTTCTCAG CTACAGGGAGTGGAGGAGAGTAAAGTAGATTTGTTGAAGATTTTGAAGAGTGCTAACTCCATTATTCCCCATATAGTGCTGGGGAGCACAATTCTCGCGGTGGTGTACCCTCCTTCTTTTACATGGTTCACTACCAG GTATTATGCACCAGCGTTGGGGTTCTTGATGTTTGCTGTTGGTGTAAACTCAAGTGTTAAGGATTTTATTGAAGCAATAAAAAGGCCAGACGCTATTGTTGCGGGCTATATCGGACAGTTTGTCATCAAGCCTTTGTTGGGATTCCTTTTTGGTACTCTTGCGGTCGCAGTTCTAAATCTTCCAACCGGTCTAG GTGCTGGTATCATGTTGGTTTCATGCGTGAGCGGAGCACAGCTTTCAAACTATGCAACTTTCCTGACGGATCCACATATGGCTCCTCTCAGCATTGTTATGACATCATTGTCAACAGCTACTGCAGTTTTTGTCACCCCAACATTATCTTACTTTCTTATTGGGCAGAAATTACCTGTAGATGTCAAAGGGATGATGTCCAGCATTGTTCAAATAGTTGTTGCTCCAATTGCTGCTGGATTGCTTCTGAATAG ATTCCTTCCAAGGCTCTGTGCAGCTATCCAGCCATTTCTCCCTCCGTTATCAGTGTTTGTCACTGCTCTGTGTGTTGGCTCACCATTGGCAATAAATATCAAGGCTGTTTTGTCGCCATTTGGATTAGCCATAGTGCTGCTCCTTTTTGCATTCCACACCTCATCTTTTGTAGCTGGTTATCATCTTGCTGGTACTTGGTTTCACAAGTCAGACGATGTAAAGGCACTACAAAGGACAATATCTTTTGAGACAG GAATGCAAAGTAGCCTCCTTGCTCTTGCTTTAGCAAACAAATTCTTCCCAGATCCACTAGTGGGTGTGCCTCCAGCCATATCG GTTGTGTTGATGTCCTTAATGGGATTTGCTCTTGTCATGGTGTGGTCCAAGAAAACAGAAGCCTAA